Proteins from a genomic interval of Thermoplasmata archaeon:
- the deoC gene encoding deoxyribose-phosphate aldolase — protein MITRQQLAAMIDYTLLAPEAGREDVKRLCEEARRYEFGHVCVNPRNVALASALLRGSGVGVCSVVGFPLGATLPEIKAAEARRVVELGASEVDMVLDVAALKDGEDFRVVEDIAGVVRAASVAVKVILETCLLTEEEKRRACALALEGGAAFVKTSTGFGRAGATVDDVKLMRSVVGDRAGVKAAGGIRSFDTACEMIRAGATRIGTSHGPAILNGWRPVDALM, from the coding sequence ATGATAACGCGCCAGCAATTGGCTGCCATGATAGACTACACCCTCCTTGCGCCCGAGGCCGGACGCGAGGACGTAAAGAGGCTCTGCGAGGAGGCCCGGAGGTACGAATTCGGGCACGTCTGCGTCAACCCACGCAACGTCGCGCTGGCTTCGGCCCTCCTCCGCGGAAGCGGGGTGGGCGTCTGCTCCGTCGTCGGCTTTCCGCTCGGAGCAACCCTCCCAGAAATCAAGGCAGCCGAGGCGCGAAGGGTCGTGGAGCTCGGTGCGAGCGAGGTGGACATGGTCCTTGACGTCGCTGCTCTGAAGGACGGGGAGGACTTCAGGGTGGTCGAGGACATCGCGGGCGTGGTCAGGGCCGCCTCGGTCGCTGTGAAGGTGATTCTTGAGACATGCTTGCTCACGGAGGAGGAGAAGAGGAGGGCCTGTGCTCTCGCGCTCGAGGGGGGGGCGGCCTTTGTGAAGACCTCCACGGGCTTCGGGCGGGCAGGAGCAACGGTGGACGACGTGAAGCTGATGCGCTCCGTCGTGGGTGACAGGGCAGGGGTGAAGGCGGCCGGCGGAATTCGGAGCTTCGACACCGCCTGCGAGATGATAAGGGCGGGCGCGACCAGAATAGGCACGAGCCACGGCCCCGCGATTCTCAATGGCTGGAGGCCCGTGGACGCGCTCATGTAA
- a CDS encoding radical SAM protein translates to MPKSNTRKFLGTFFHNRVSSRKRPFFGSIEATRRCNSKCTFCPIGNERPELKKGEMTTEQFCSIIDQFAEFDIIAFSFLGGEPTLRNDLVELGLHARKLNVISQVSTNGITLADNADTYTRAIDVIVVSLDTLNPEKYKEIRGVDKYDEVVEGIREAVRAGKSNGCAILVNTVICAANLDEVPEVVKFVTGLGVNGILLDFATFHDYWTTLTVEGSRYDPSKMDWRTRSEDVRRLVPRLIEMKKKYPILTCKSYLRTFITGDFSYRCYPYLFCCVNKTGEVAIPCWDSPHTRFYSLLDGRRLKDFWFSPEVVEARKKVENCSTCYMHCIVEPSKVLGEPLRHMGDLIEWVNTFRKHGRV, encoded by the coding sequence ATGCCCAAGAGCAATACACGCAAGTTCCTGGGGACCTTCTTCCACAACCGGGTGAGTTCGAGGAAGAGGCCCTTCTTCGGGTCAATAGAGGCAACGAGGCGGTGCAACTCAAAGTGCACATTCTGCCCGATAGGCAACGAGAGACCGGAGCTCAAGAAGGGCGAGATGACAACGGAGCAGTTCTGCTCGATAATTGACCAATTCGCCGAGTTCGACATAATAGCCTTCTCCTTCCTAGGGGGCGAGCCCACGCTCCGAAATGACCTCGTCGAGCTGGGCCTGCACGCCCGGAAGCTCAATGTAATAAGCCAGGTCAGCACCAACGGCATAACTCTTGCGGACAACGCCGACACCTACACGAGGGCAATCGATGTAATTGTGGTGTCGCTGGACACTCTGAACCCCGAGAAGTACAAGGAGATTCGTGGTGTGGATAAGTACGATGAGGTCGTCGAAGGAATTCGAGAGGCGGTGAGGGCGGGAAAGAGCAACGGTTGCGCAATTCTGGTCAACACGGTGATTTGCGCTGCAAATCTGGACGAGGTGCCGGAGGTTGTGAAATTCGTGACAGGGCTGGGCGTGAATGGCATCCTCCTGGACTTCGCCACCTTCCACGATTACTGGACCACCCTGACTGTGGAAGGCTCCCGCTACGACCCGTCGAAGATGGACTGGAGGACCAGGAGCGAGGACGTGAGGAGGCTCGTGCCCCGGCTCATCGAGATGAAGAAGAAGTACCCGATTCTGACCTGCAAATCCTACTTGAGGACCTTCATCACGGGCGATTTCAGCTACCGCTGCTACCCCTACTTGTTCTGCTGCGTGAACAAGACCGGTGAGGTGGCGATACCCTGCTGGGACTCGCCCCACACGAGGTTCTACTCCCTCCTCGATGGAAGGAGGCTCAAGGACTTCTGGTTCTCGCCGGAGGTGGTCGAGGCAAGGAAGAAGGTCGAGAACTGCTCGACTTGTT